The following nucleotide sequence is from Mugil cephalus isolate CIBA_MC_2020 chromosome 18, CIBA_Mcephalus_1.1, whole genome shotgun sequence.
GACGTTTGTAAAAATAGCCTAACGTTGGCCTCATAAAACCAGATGAGAGAATCTGTAAGGCATAGCGTAAATTAGGTCAGTCTgggtctatatatatatatggaagaaaaaaatatggacTTGGACAACGCTGTACCTCTCTGGCACCTTCCCTTTTATAACCCTTTCCCCAAAGAAATGCCTGAAGAAAAGGAAACCTCAGAGCAGATAATGAGTACCTGGAGCTTGTGCCTGATATCACACATTTCCAGACAATGTGCTTCGTTTTTCTGTCTTCTACATGGCATTTAAAGATAAATGTAATCAGCCCTGCAGGAGCCCTTCCATTTcacactgagaaaataaaatccaaattaaCACTATGATCAAGTTAGTTTCAACTTGCagcaaaataatttatttatttattttttttatggaacATTCAATAGACGTCTTGTGGGACTTAATTGTATTTCCATACATTATGGGGGGAATTTAGCATCACATTAAGCAGTCACTTGAGGAGCAAATGAAAACCACAAGGTTCATATTCCCAGATACTTTCATCTTtaataaacaacacacactgacagcgACGTCATACCTCAGATTCTATTAAAAAGCCGTTGAAATGTGCATTTCAAGAAGCAGTAAACAGCAGGAGGTTAATGACCTGTTCTATGTATCCGCAGTAGAAGACAAACAACCCATAACTGATCATTTTTCACCACCAGCCTCCcgtcagtttgtgttttaacttATGTAGAAGTGTCCAAATGTCCTTGGTGCGCGTTGGAAGTTTGACCCATCATTCTTCTCCACAGCAGCTGGCCTGTGCTGTGCAGAGCTGGAGAGAATCCTAATACGTACTGTGGCTGGCGTGAATTTTGAAACTTGACAGAATTGATGGTGTGAAACACCCACAACACATGCTAAAGTTTGACTTTGGACGATACCAGAGTGCACAGTCACTGCTTCAATAACTCAAAACCAACATTCACTATATCAAGATCTTCCCCCGTGCTCCGTCTATGTACATTATGCAACATTCAGGAAATCAATCTCATTCTTCTGGATATGAGCAGCGGCTACGAATGGCTGTTCGCCTCGCTAGTGATTTATGTCACATACCTCAAATACATATATGGATGGAACTTCCTTCGAACTGATCACCTCACCTGTATAAACCATTACGACCCTCCTTACGTAAGCAGTATTCGCTCCCTCACCTTTGCACACATACTCAACCAGGGGATTTAATGGGAAGGTGGGGAGTAAAATTGGATCTGCTTTCCCTATGAATGAGGAATGTGCGCAGACTGTGCATAGATCGGGCCCTTGACTGCCATTCACTGAGCAGTTACTCACAGGATCTATACCGGTCTAGACTAACACCTGTGTGAAGGTCAGGCATGAGAGGTCACATCTGCAATAATGACAAAGGCCAGTGATGGTTGGAAATATGAAAGAAGCCCTTTTAAAGTTGGTTAAAATTCTGCTGCCATCTATTGGTGAATACGCTGAACTGCGTTTAGCTGCTTAGAAAAGTACAGTGTCACTTATATAGTGTAGCATTTCTGAGTTTGATGCTGATGGATGTTAAACTGATTTTAAAGATTTCTTAAGTTTAATTGTCAGTGTCTATTAACAGATAAAAACTATTGTGTATATTTTAAAGTTCATTATGAAAATAATTACATTCTGCACCAGTACTGCAATAAATCTGAGGCTTCACGAGGGTTAAAGTGTTCAGTATTtgcttaaaataacattaagtGCTGtagattcaactgtgttttcattttggacgTTGCGCTTTGTAGTTATTGTGTCTGTAATTGATTCCACTTTTACTTGaaccacaaaccacatcctccaaaatgaggAATTGGATTCTTCCGTTTCCACAAAAACGTAATATtataaaagtcataaataaggatttagtgcaagactgttatattagaatgaatCTCTTTTCACTAGTCTACCTAATGCACTGACAATGGCACATGTATGTACTATGCCCcttttaaacaggaaaaaatgtgtatttaaagataaGAGAAAATTCTTTAAACTGAAATTTCAGAAGTCAGAAATAATGGTTTAGGCTCATAAATCAAAGCGAAACTGTTCTAATTTAATCACTTAGCTTAATTTCTTTAttcactttcatatttttttgtcttaccGTTATAACTAATTTGGGGATTTGCTTGTTTGctagtttcttttttaagagCAGAATAGCCTTTAAAATTTCTCTGTCAGGAGTCAACTATGACAATATGTAGATAAatagaaaacaggaaataaatagTTAGACAAAGAACCTTTTTCGTACGTTTTAATTCAGATAAACCATTTTGACATTAATGACCGATATATTTGACGCCTTTGTGGAGAATAAAAGGACACAAGTGGCTTTTACCCATAAGTGCTAATAGTGACCCaatataaatacattcaatgtCTTACACGAATTTAGACAGTAACTTTTGTAACAACTAGTaacagttaatataatattgtaGCAGGCGTTTGCTGAGTAGTAATGTATTTTAGGTTGTAGTTTTAGCTTCATGAAGCATATTTCCGTCTGGCATCCGTTTTTCCTGCTCCACCCAGTCGCTGTAGCCTCCCTTATAATGTTTCACTCTgagaacaaaaagcaaagatgGTGTGTTTTATCAGTTCATGTTTCTGCAGCACAAGGACTCATATCTCCCAGATGCACAGGTTTCATGTTTCCTTACTTGCTGAAGCCGAGTCGGTGGGCAATTTCCATCGCTTTGGATCCTCTGTTTCCACTTTTGCAGTGCAACACGATATTGTCGTCGCCCTTCCCAGGAGCCTCCACTGCAAACTGCTGCTTAAAGAGCTCAGGGGAAAGCTTCAGGGACTCCTCCAGATTTACCACTGtgtacaccaacacacacaaacacacacacagagaacgtTAATataaaaatcaggaaaaacaagaccagaccagacatgcGTGTGTGGCGTACGTGGTATGTTGACAGCCTTTGGAATGTGTCCTGCCTGGTATTCATCTGGGTTTCTCACGTCAAAAAGCTGAATGTCACCAACTCTCAGCATGGTCTTCAGCTGAGAGTAGGTCACCACCGAACctgaaacagaaatggaaacacTTAAGCGTCAATTTACCGTTGGCCCTAAACTGACCCCACTTACTGATTAAAAACTCACCATCCATTGCTTTAACCTTAACCTTGAGTTAATTCAGCTCCTGCTAGAGGGCAGTGTTTGTGGTGCACTGAAGCTTTCACTTAACACAGTTACGGCCACCGACAGGCTGCCGTTTTCCATATGAAACAAAAGCGCTCAAGTCAAACAAATTGTGCGTTTTAAACGAAGACACGACAAAAACACCGAAAaacctgaggcctgtatcacgaaaaGCGAGCTCAACTTACCTGGGGTTGCTACCAACCGATCCAGCTGGATGTatacacaacaatgacaatctggataagcAGTATCGCACCGCTGGTTATCAACTCAGCCCGGGTTTATCTTGTTGTGAATCCATGAATGTGCACGTATAGagggcgggttccaaggcagcagaccaatcacaatcatgaggaCAGTATAACTCTCATGTGaagagcaaagactgattctcctcaaatatgaagaagaaaaggtaaATCTCACCGAAAAGTCGAACGCCGTGGCTGCATAGAAGAGCCAAATGGCATGgcaaaggattgcagattgcacACATGCGTAAATCACACATCAATGGCTCAGTTACATTTAACGCAGCCATGAATcccaatcactgtgctgcacAGGTGAATTATGCGTATGACAATTAGTCTCATTCCccctgatgtaaaaaaaaaagaacgtgggagcagataaaaaccaagcacaaaaacatcatctCATCTGATGAGTTTGACTTCTTAATTCCATGTCACATGGActacaataaagatggaagctgatgccacaattACATCTTCTCAACACATCAAGCTGTTAGCCTGAATTAAATTATCCTGAGTTTGAGCTTAGAGgggacaaatgacaaaaatatactcttctttgtgtggttatctcctgGAGGATGTAAAGCTCTTCTCGCGATTTGGGCTCAAATCTCAAAGAGTCTTCTCAATGAAAAGGCCATTCTCtcccgaacagctgattggccggtgggtggagcctttttaTCTGATTCAGATCAATCCTGAGCCGAAGCCGTTCAGACTAAGTTACCATAGTAACTTATCCATCCAGTTTCGTTATACCGGAAACTAAGGGTTAACCAATGGGCttaccctgaagttacctcccTAAGTCCACAATCCTGCCTCGTGATACAGacctctgcagcagctggaaaatactggatgcacaaacatacacaagcAGCCATGACAACTCCACTTATATTATGTCCTAttctattttaaaacaacacttcaACACAATACAGCACATTagttaatatatatgtatatgcgGATGTACACACTGGCGTTCAAGCATAAAGGTGATTCATGTCGGACGTTACAccaggaaatatatatatatattcttttacCATTGTCGGAAGCTTCGCCACATTTTGGGCTTGAGGTTGCAAACGTCCGAAAAACCGAACCGATGGTCGGTAAAGATCTGCGGTTTACTTCCGTCGCGACCTGGCAGAAACTTCGGGTTAATACTAAGGACAACATGATGACAGCAGGTACGACACGGAGCTTTTTGGGAAGTGAAGGCATGATTGTTTACACTGTCTCTACTTCTTCGTATAACAGGCGGACTGGACGCGGCGCGGCACAATGCTGCCCCCTACAGGCAGGATGTCGCAACTGCCCCAAAAATATACACCGGCAGGccacccaaaaaaataaaataaataaataaaaaagacagcGTTTAGCTctgattacagcacacattcgCTGTGGCGTTGTTTTGGCGAGAAGCTTCTGCAACGTcacaatatttatttccatccagcgttgctttattttttcaccaAGATGATGATGgaagagtctgaccactgtgcaaagtcttctccagcacgTCCCAAAGAATCTCAAtagggttcaggtctggactctgtggtggccgaTCCCTGTGTGTAAATGATGAATTCTGATactgtcatcttggaatatgctcATGCCAAATGTTGCAAAACCGacactgtatacagtatatctgtCATACTGGCGTTATAATTTTTGTAAGCTCAGCAGGCCCAGCCTTTCCATGAAATATTCCCTCTAACGGTGCAAGAGAATCAGTCATTTGTGACTTTGGCTTAGTCCCTCCAATCCATCAAAGTGCCTTACATGATTGCCAAAAGATCTGCAGTGAGTACAGAAGTTTGAACAGTCAGCCTCCACTCTTGCCCTGTTTACTCCAAATGCTGCCTGCCTCGTCATTTTATCGCTATGACTATCTGCCATTAATTTGTAAGAAGGAACCCCACACCTTTTTCAGTTGACAGCATTCACTAGTGTTCCCACACCCACACCAGGTACACGAGTGGAAACAAATGCACTATactataacagtcctgcaccaaaTGCCCAGGGTTCTCGGAAagtatggaaaagtatggaatttgatttaatacatttccaggtctggaaaagAATGGAAAATCAATATTAGTGTATggaaaaatgttcatgttttcaagAATGTTATCActgttcagttttctaaaacattAGAATTGTGACTAtctaaaaagaataaataaaataaaatatattttaaggagcttggcagcacagctaaaatgtGACAGCACACagtagcaacaacaaaaaaactaaaacttgcACTGAATTTATCCGTGTATCTTGGTCTTAAATTATTCGTATGAGCTACATTACCTAGCTTCATTGAAACAAAGCGTGCCAggttcattaatacacaggataagatgttacaatcccttgtgccatgatccgaggcaaaacacatgtagaagcccagtccaacttcaaaactgaccagcaggctagcagctaactagcctagccgacggcagcaggtaagaagtgatgggacatgcaactacacttcaaacAACACTCCTTCCCTCCGCCAAGATCGTAAGATTACGAAAACGgttcatttcaaatgtgtagAAACCCTGAATGCACCAGAGGTTTACTGTTTTAACTGTTATTGACCAACCCCTTCCACTAAAACAGAATTGTCAAAATAGGAACAGGTGTCAATACGACACAACTCAATTAAATAGTACCACGAACCACTGTCATCAAAATTAAAACATAGATGAATCACcttggttattttaaacaaatgctgaataccataaccttaaTGAAGttcagatttagtgcaggactactacattagaatgcattggTTTTCAGCAGTGTACCTTAATGAACCAGCAAGGGAGTGTCGTGCACCatcagtcaaaggtttggacaaaccttctcattcaattcgaTGAGTTCAGTAGTGTTTGTAACCTATATCAGCATTAGCCACTGAAGACAAGAGCAGAACAAATAACAGGCCCCACTTTAACATCTCATAATCCTGCTTTCTACGCTCCATTTCCCAATGGAAATTATTTTTAGCTTCACGCTGTCACAAacgccccctcctcctttattttgaaacacCTCTCACTAAATGTTGCATTTGCTGCCGTTGTTAAGTTGGAAAAGCCAAACTCCACAAACCCCAGTAACCATGTGGCATAGGGggcacaaatgaataaatatttctctCACAGCTGTTATCTGAGCTACTGTAATTCTGACGGGACGTTAAATAGTTCAGTACTTTGTCACTTAGAAATGTGCATATTGTCAATTGCTTTGTTCTGAGGTGTAGCATCAAAACAAGATCCTGGCATGGCTTTCTGCAAAGAGGAACataaaaagtaaattgaatAAGATCAGAATCAACCATGCAGTcagttttttcttgtgtgttaagAACATCTAAAGTCAGGATTTTAAAACTTGATTTTGCTCTAAAATCTGTGGAGGTGCATTATTTCACACATCCTGGCACAGGAAGTAAACATCAGCGTATGGACTGGGCAGCGGTTAACAAAGTAGACCTTGTTATTCAGCTGCTTACATAATTTTATGGTGCTTTGCTGGAACTGTGGGTCCTTGggagtttttttcttcacaactTAAAGCAACTTTGGTTTGGTGTAACTTTAATTTGTTCGTTCAAAAAACAACTCATCCTGTGAGATTGATGTGAAACAACAAAGCTCATAAAACTCCCTGATGGATGCGACTTGTTCAGTTCTGTTCTGAGTTAGTTTCACATAATTTGGGTGATTGAAATCTGTCCAACTTTAGATGCTGCTCACATCTCATGTTCAAATACTATATGATCTACTCAGCTTCGCTTTAGTTCTCAGTTTACTTCACAAACTGTAAGCTTCAGTGTAGCTTATAGTTGGAGAGTTATAGTAGATAACATAGTAGCTTCTTACGAAGACCAACAGTCCACACCCTTTGTAAAAATGTGCTTATTTGATTCCGCTCTGCTTCTACCTGGGGAGTGTCTTAGAGGAGTGCCTCTTAGAAAAACTACGACAGTTCCTTTCATCTGACATCTCATTGTATTTGCCCATCATTCATCTATTTGGCAGCCACCTGTATCCGTTATTGTGAATTCAGTGAAAGCAGCTCTCCAGTATCGCCCACCACATCCAGATGGACGACGATCATTACTGTAGCAACAGCCTGCAGAATATTCACATGATGCAGATGACTCAAACTGGTCAAACATAGTCagaacacatgcacatacattgTCACTGCAGAAACACGTCTGtgtgctgttgccatggcagaATAACTTTACCATCACATTCTTGTCTTGTGCTGCACTGGAGGTTAGTGCTTTCAAGAAGTTTAGATAATTAACAAAAGGACTCTCTAGTCGGTACGATAAACATGTTTGCATTCGGTGATGACATTCAAAAGTAGTGTCTGCAAGCTTTCCTGAATGATGGAAAGTTAAGGACTACAACTGAGCAGCTTTGAGAGGCTATAGGCACTTAACAGATTGCAGCAGCAATGCAAACAGTGCAAACATATTTCATAGTTAAAGGAAAGCTATCGTGTCCGTTGCaagttctttattttaattcgAGGACAGTTAAAACCTTTAATTTTGGTTGATCAAGCTGGGTTGCAATGTGAACTTAGAGACTTATTGGACCATAGTCAAAACCCCAAGTGAAACTTTTGTATTTACGTATATCTTTGCTTCTAATtccatctcttctcttctcctttgctcccctctctctatttttctgcctctcttttGAGCAGCCTCGAGCAGATGTTCTGCAAACATCCATAAATATTCGAGCCCAAAATTTCCTTGGAAAGAATAAACAGCCACAGCAACAAAGAGCGGAGTGTTGGAGTGTTGGAACGTGTCAGCatacagtgttctgctttgCTGGGAAGTGTTTGGACCTCGCACTCATGGGgacattacttagacatgcaccacccacctacaccacaccaggcgcccccaccccacagcaatgacactcattaaTGGCCTCAGCCAAagcccagcaggacgcagcctaacacaggcgcacacacacaaaaatggtttagaaactACTAAACTAGTACAGGTCTGATCCACAGGCCTCTGTCCTCGACCCACAGCagccaaaggcccccactgacaaaCAGTCTGTTGCCAGATACcgcaggacatcctcagaaggctcatgtccattctctgatgagtcacatctattttggaggcacgaaGGAGAACTAGacaggaaggtggttataatgttatgcctggtcagcAGTGTTGGGTTGGTGTGACCAGCATGTGACCAGTGACATCCCTGCAAATTTATTATTCTTCCAGCTGATTTTAGAAAACCCTGAATACACTCTGAACACGGACAGTCGCCTGTTCTGTCCGTGTTACTGGACGTCTTTGCCAGCAGTTCTTAAGTAGCAGCAGGAGAAACTGCTGCAGACAATTTAGAATAAGAGGCGTTTTATTCTGACGGATAAGCACATCCATGCAGGAAACAATTAGGATTCAGGTGTGTTGTGCACTTTCTCACTGATCCTGGATTTGTCGTGCATGTCCATCAGATATTTTCAGTGTGTGGTTTGCTTGTTTGTATCGATATATAGACAGATTATTTATCCTGTAGGAAATTTGGTGCCCAGCATCATtgcataaaacattaaaacagataTGGTCGAACCATACATCACCATACATTTCATACAGTATTGAAGCTAAACAGTAAATGTTAACGTGaaaagtgcaaaataaacaactacacacatggctacaaaacaaaaaaacaaaacacgaacCATGGAAACTGTGATTTGCAAAACAGCAAAATTCCAAAGCCAAAAAAGTCAATGCAGCTGTTTGCCACCTCTATGAGTCATCTTTGAATCCTCCAAACGCAACAGACTCAACTCAGCGTAATTTCTCCGCACTAATCACACCCGTTTTTCACTTCCCAGTGGTGTGTAATGTAGCCACGCCCCGGAATAACCCACGTGGCTGCAAAGAGGGCGAACAGTAACATTTTCAATATATCTAgtgttacttttttcttttaaagtgtaAACTATTCGAActagaaatataaaatatatctacaTAGATATATACCGCTAtgaatattaattttcttttttgtaacaCCCTCGAAGTAAAAAAGATCCCACCCTTTCCCTCCTGCGCTAATGGTACGGTCCAAAAACACGGCGTCATGTGATTCCCTGACTCAAATTAAACTCCTCGCAGAGACACACAGCCACTTCATtcgcattttatttcacttcttgTTTAGTTGCTCTGCAAATTTTTTCGGTGGCGATGTCGGTGAAGTGTGGAGGGACGTCCCAGGCTAAGCCTGCCGACGAAAACGTACAGAAGATCTGTGATTCGGTAAGtatgaaaggaaaagaggagcaTTGTTGGTGCACCTTCCATCACACCGATCCAGGAACAGGCCCGTGTTTCATTTCTGATGTTGCTGTCATTGTTCCTCAGGTGAAGCAGCATGCAGAGCAAAAGGCAGGGAAGACCTTTGAAGTGTTCACTGCCAAGACCTTCAAGACCCAGGTTGTGGCGGGCACCAACTACTTTGTCAAGGTAATTATTCTCCCAGTTGTTGGTGCTTGTTGTCCTGCGCACATCCGTGATTGTAAacaaggtttatttatttatttatttattcctgtaaaaactttattgattgATTGCATCTAGTGATCAATCCACAGAGAGCTATCTCTTAACTTCACACTGTGTAAGTGTATGTGTGACAAATTAATATCAAGAGTAAGGTATGTTTGTTTTgactaaacacaaaaaaaagataaatgcaaGAAATCTGACTTAAAAAGACACGCCCATATAGAAAACTATGAAAAATTAAGCCAACGAGGAAGtgcaaataaagtaaataaaaataaatatccccATATACTTCAGTATTCTGTTGCATTCATATGGAAcctgaatgaaactgaattttaaataagttcctgctttaaatgtatttttgagtAAGTATATGTAGACATCAGATGATATTAAGCATATTGTATAATAGATAgtaattataatatttatgCATGTATTGTTATTATGCAAGAAGAGGGTAGGAGTGAATAAGTTTTTACTTGTTCCTACACTTTTTGAACATGAGTTAAGGATGAtcgattttgttgttttaagttgtctaaaatgtttatttatttattttttccttttaatttggttaaaaataaagatcTCTTGAGTTCGGGATCGGGCGGGGTCAGGGACCTCCAAAATCCAACAGCTTGAGTTTCTCACATTGATGCCAATCAGTTTGAATACAAACTTATTCTTAACTACAGTTGAATGCGTCTCTATTCGTATTTAAGATTAAGAAGTGTAAAGAATGAGATCAACATTGTTTGTTCCCATAAAAAGAGGTGAATAACATGTTGGCGGACGgcctctgactttttttctcatactCCTCTGCAGGTCCATGTGGGAGGAGACGATCATGTTCACCTCCGTGTTTACAAGAAACTCCCATGCGATGGAGGAGACCTCGAGCTCACCAGCATTCAGCACTCCAAGAGTGAACACGACCCTCTTGAGTACTTCTAATGGGATGACTAACAAACCTAAGCATCAGTGCCTACAGTGTCATGATAACCTCTTAATATACTGAGAACAATGTTATATGCACTTACAGTTACTTACATGTaaccacatactgtacatgtaccGTAGATCCTCCACATTTAGACAGGATTTGTGTAAaaatttaactattttttacAAGAtctatgaattaaaaaaaagaaaatgtgttgtgaTTCTGTGCAGCGTCACTTTTCTTCTGGGAATGTTTTCAgccaaagacaaagacaaaatgaagaCAAGACGACGTCTCCTTCTTTTTACCAACAGTCTTTTCTATGGTTTGCACAACATAACAGAGACGTACAACGATATACAATGACACGTCTTGAGCAAACACATCAATCACCCTCCATCCTATGTTCCTTTTAGGTTTTCTAGTTCTTGGTTGGGGATCAGGTTTGTGAGTTCGTTTTATAGGGAAAAGTAACACAAACATAATTCTGCAATGTTAGGTACTGCACAATGTCTTCTTACTCTTCCACTACCTGTAACAAATCTGTCCTCCATATAGAGCAAAGGAAGCGGTGCGAGATCTGGTGAAAGTCACGCTGATGatgttttattgtatatttaatttttttttaaggggagAGTTATAAGTAGCTTAGGTGTTTTTCCATGAGAGGGATATTACTCTACTTTAATCTTCAAATTATCTAGTTATAGATCTAATATGAACAAATGTGGGACTGAAGCTATTTGAATCTgcaaaatattttggattcat
It contains:
- the si:ch211-161h7.8 gene encoding thiosulfate:glutathione sulfurtransferase isoform X1 produces the protein MPSLPKKLRVVPAVIMLSLVLTRSFCQVATEVNRRSLPTIGSVFRTFATSSPKCGEASDNGSVVTYSQLKTMLRVGDIQLFDVRNPDEYQAGHIPKAVNIPLVNLEESLKLSPELFKQQFAVEAPGKGDDNIVLHCKSGNRGSKAMEIAHRLGFSKVKHYKGGYSDWVEQEKRMPDGNMLHEAKTTT
- the si:ch211-161h7.8 gene encoding thiosulfate:glutathione sulfurtransferase isoform X2, coding for MDGSVVTYSQLKTMLRVGDIQLFDVRNPDEYQAGHIPKAVNIPLVNLEESLKLSPELFKQQFAVEAPGKGDDNIVLHCKSGNRGSKAMEIAHRLGFSKVKHYKGGYSDWVEQEKRMPDGNMLHEAKTTT
- the LOC124995709 gene encoding cystatin-B-like, yielding MSVKCGGTSQAKPADENVQKICDSVKQHAEQKAGKTFEVFTAKTFKTQVVAGTNYFVKVHVGGDDHVHLRVYKKLPCDGGDLELTSIQHSKSEHDPLEYF